A region from the Candidatus Poribacteria bacterium genome encodes:
- a CDS encoding ABC transporter ATP-binding protein yields the protein MSHLLELDGVRAGYGSMEILHGIDLVMDEGEIVTLIGANGAGKSTTLNVICGLIRAKRGTVTFRGANITHMPTQQIVRLGIAQAPEGRRLFSELSVAENLDMGAYARRDKEGIRADLEYVRSLFPQLKDRMDQRAGSLSGGEQQMCTIGRALMARPELLLLDEPSLGLAPLLVNQIFDIVRRLHEGGTAILLVEQNAKVALELARRGYVMETGNITISGAASDLLNDARVRSAYLGDVT from the coding sequence ATGAGCCACCTGCTGGAGCTCGACGGCGTCCGCGCAGGCTACGGGTCCATGGAAATACTCCACGGTATCGACCTGGTGATGGACGAAGGCGAGATCGTCACGCTGATCGGCGCGAACGGCGCTGGGAAGTCCACCACGCTCAACGTGATCTGCGGACTGATCCGAGCCAAACGCGGCACGGTGACCTTTCGCGGCGCAAACATCACGCACATGCCGACCCAGCAGATCGTGCGACTCGGCATCGCCCAGGCTCCTGAAGGCAGGAGGCTCTTCAGCGAGCTCTCCGTCGCCGAGAACCTCGACATGGGAGCCTACGCCCGACGCGACAAAGAAGGGATCCGCGCGGACCTGGAATACGTCCGCTCGCTCTTTCCCCAACTCAAGGACCGGATGGATCAGCGAGCGGGCAGTCTCTCCGGCGGCGAGCAGCAGATGTGCACCATCGGACGCGCGCTGATGGCGCGACCGGAGCTCCTTCTGCTCGACGAACCCTCGTTGGGCTTGGCTCCCCTGCTGGTGAACCAGATCTTCGACATCGTGCGCCGACTGCACGAAGGGGGCACCGCCATTCTGCTGGTCGAGCAAAACGCGAAGGTCGCGCTGGAGCTCGCCAGACGCGGGTACGTCATGGAGACCGGCAATATCACCATCTCAGGCGCAGCGTCCGATCTGCTCAACGACGCAAGGGTGCGAAGCGCCTACCTGGGAGACGTGACATGA
- a CDS encoding ABC transporter ATP-binding protein: protein MTDTVSTPIVSVEGLTKRFGGVSAVEELDFSAHRGEITSLIGPNGAGKTTAFNLITGLYEPTAGSIRFHGERTVDLAEAVFDPLHAAMVSVASVGLGVLALAIPAARQALYHKRRTPDTITSFGIARTFQNIRLFGALSVLDNVKVGLHGRARSGPVDAVARSKRHRREEREIVSSAAKYLDFVGLRSRAYEAATDLAYGEQRRLEIARALATGPQLLLLDEPAAGMNPTETNDLMRLIERIRAAGVTVLLIEHDMRFVMEISDHIVVLDHGRKIADGTPAQVRTNPEVIRAYLGTSAEGEAV from the coding sequence ATGACTGATACCGTGTCGACGCCCATCGTCTCGGTCGAGGGACTGACGAAACGCTTCGGCGGCGTCTCCGCCGTCGAGGAGTTGGACTTCTCCGCGCATCGCGGCGAGATCACGAGTCTCATCGGTCCCAATGGGGCTGGCAAGACGACCGCGTTCAACCTCATCACGGGTCTCTACGAACCGACGGCGGGTAGCATCCGGTTCCACGGCGAGCGGACCGTCGATCTCGCTGAGGCGGTGTTCGACCCGCTGCATGCGGCGATGGTCTCGGTCGCCAGCGTCGGGCTCGGCGTCCTCGCGCTGGCGATCCCTGCGGCGCGGCAAGCGCTCTACCACAAGCGGCGAACACCGGACACGATCACCAGCTTCGGCATCGCCCGGACGTTCCAGAACATCCGACTCTTCGGCGCGTTGTCGGTCCTCGACAACGTGAAGGTCGGACTGCACGGTCGGGCGAGGAGCGGGCCCGTCGATGCGGTCGCCAGATCGAAGCGCCACCGTCGAGAAGAACGGGAGATCGTCTCGTCAGCGGCGAAGTACCTCGACTTCGTCGGTCTGCGCTCTCGCGCCTACGAAGCCGCGACCGATCTCGCCTATGGCGAACAACGGCGGCTGGAGATCGCCCGCGCGCTCGCCACGGGCCCGCAACTGCTGCTGCTCGACGAACCGGCGGCTGGCATGAACCCGACCGAGACGAACGACCTGATGCGGCTCATCGAGCGGATCCGCGCCGCCGGCGTGACGGTTCTCCTGATCGAACATGACATGCGCTTCGTCATGGAGATATCCGATCACATCGTCGTCCTCGATCACGGACGCAAGATCGCCGATGGAACCCCCGCGCAGGTGCGAACCAATCCGGAAGTCATTCGCGCCTACCTGGGCACGTCTGCCGAAGGCGAGGCGGTATGA
- a CDS encoding branched-chain amino acid ABC transporter permease encodes MGAARMNPASWARDQWNADGGALWRRVGIVCLVPACLVVALAPALPLPPAEGARLMDVSLLCILYAIVALGLNVVTGYTGLLDLGIVAFAAVGAYTATILYDRPWMQFPGSLFVVLLVGGLHASVWGVLRGAPTLRLIGDYYAIVTFAFAEIARIFIRNEAWLTGGGNGYKNFPVPNLLGGHLEGGEYTGILKTSGYWSYPNGTLWHGGTWQFYYLCLGFLLLAVGVMWRLERSRVGRAWFAIKADETSAMTSGIHLSSLKMHAFAVSAFFAGVGGALLAFRTSTVSTNVFDFWFSVVVLCALVLGGMGSIGGAVGGTFIVVGLGELLREEIHMGGIVLKVDDRARFLFFGVLLVIVMVFKPQGLFPRRVTTKREPLDTTDATLFQLGDD; translated from the coding sequence ATGGGAGCCGCGCGCATGAATCCAGCATCGTGGGCGCGTGACCAATGGAACGCCGACGGCGGCGCGCTATGGCGGCGCGTGGGCATCGTGTGCCTCGTTCCGGCGTGCCTGGTCGTCGCGCTGGCTCCCGCGCTGCCCCTGCCGCCCGCAGAGGGCGCGCGTCTCATGGACGTGTCGCTGCTGTGCATCCTCTACGCCATCGTCGCGCTCGGGCTGAATGTCGTGACGGGCTACACGGGCTTGCTCGACCTGGGCATCGTGGCGTTCGCCGCCGTCGGAGCTTACACCGCGACGATCCTGTACGACCGCCCATGGATGCAGTTCCCCGGATCGCTCTTCGTGGTTCTGTTAGTGGGCGGATTGCACGCCTCGGTATGGGGGGTTCTCCGAGGAGCGCCGACGCTACGGCTCATCGGCGACTACTACGCCATCGTCACGTTCGCTTTCGCGGAGATCGCGCGCATCTTCATCCGCAACGAAGCTTGGTTGACGGGCGGAGGCAACGGCTACAAGAACTTCCCGGTTCCCAACCTGCTTGGCGGACACCTCGAAGGCGGCGAGTACACCGGCATTCTCAAGACATCGGGCTACTGGAGCTACCCCAACGGCACGCTATGGCACGGCGGCACGTGGCAATTCTACTATCTGTGCTTGGGGTTCCTGTTGCTGGCGGTCGGCGTCATGTGGCGGCTAGAGCGCTCGCGTGTCGGACGCGCCTGGTTCGCGATCAAGGCGGACGAGACCTCGGCGATGACGAGCGGCATCCACCTGTCGAGCCTGAAGATGCACGCCTTCGCGGTGTCGGCGTTCTTCGCCGGGGTCGGCGGCGCGCTTCTCGCCTTCCGCACCAGTACCGTATCGACGAACGTGTTCGACTTCTGGTTTTCCGTCGTGGTGCTGTGCGCCCTGGTGCTCGGCGGGATGGGCTCCATCGGGGGCGCTGTCGGGGGAACCTTCATCGTCGTGGGCTTGGGCGAACTGCTGCGGGAGGAGATTCACATGGGCGGTATCGTGCTGAAGGTGGACGACCGCGCGCGGTTCCTCTTCTTCGGCGTGCTGCTGGTGATCGTGATGGTCTTCAAGCCCCAGGGGCTCTTCCCGCGACGCGTGACGACGAAGCGCGAGCCCCTCGACACGACGGACGCGACGCTCTTCCAACTCGGAGATGACTGA
- a CDS encoding branched-chain amino acid ABC transporter permease: MDVSLFANQTINAFTLGGIYALIAVGYTMVYGIIKLINFAHGEIYMMGAFIGILLIARGVPFVGALALAMLLCAGLGVAIDVIAYRPLRNAPRLAPLITAIGVSLFLQNFVMLLWGASERPFPDLRPAFLVRPIGAEALARGDELLSGIEGRLQSSAFGRLKHVERRGDELYVAFRLGTESNDTRSLLRDARRDALAQMRATEPTINLDAEEVGLEHWLNRPAWSIHLGGDRAVELKWKVVFIWIVAIALMLALEAVVQQTKMGKAMRACALDKATAALMGIDVNKIIAATFAIGSALAATAGVLFALYRGSGIGYRMGFQPGVFAFSAAVLGGIGNIRGAMLGGVVLGVVQVAANAYITGWLGVSSNYEFAFAFGLLILVILIRPTGLLGRASAERA; this comes from the coding sequence CGTATCGCTGTTCGCGAACCAGACGATCAACGCGTTCACCCTGGGCGGCATCTACGCGTTGATCGCGGTCGGCTACACGATGGTCTACGGCATCATCAAGCTGATCAACTTCGCCCACGGCGAGATTTACATGATGGGCGCGTTCATCGGCATCCTGCTGATCGCCCGAGGCGTGCCGTTCGTCGGAGCGCTCGCGCTCGCCATGCTCCTCTGCGCCGGTCTGGGCGTCGCCATCGACGTGATCGCCTACCGACCCCTTCGGAACGCGCCTCGGCTCGCACCATTGATCACCGCCATCGGCGTGTCGCTCTTCCTGCAGAACTTCGTGATGCTCCTTTGGGGAGCCTCGGAACGCCCGTTCCCAGACCTGCGACCCGCGTTCCTCGTGCGTCCCATCGGCGCGGAGGCGCTCGCGCGCGGCGACGAGCTCCTATCGGGCATCGAGGGACGACTCCAGTCGAGCGCTTTCGGCCGCCTCAAGCACGTGGAACGCCGTGGCGACGAGCTCTACGTCGCGTTCCGCCTGGGAACCGAGAGCAACGATACTCGCTCGTTGCTGCGCGATGCGCGACGCGACGCCCTCGCCCAGATGCGTGCGACCGAACCGACCATCAACCTCGACGCCGAGGAAGTCGGCTTGGAGCATTGGCTGAACCGACCCGCGTGGTCGATTCATCTAGGCGGCGACCGCGCCGTCGAGCTGAAGTGGAAGGTCGTGTTCATCTGGATCGTCGCCATCGCGCTGATGCTCGCGCTCGAAGCCGTCGTCCAGCAGACCAAGATGGGCAAGGCGATGCGGGCGTGCGCCCTCGACAAGGCGACGGCGGCGCTCATGGGTATCGACGTGAACAAGATCATCGCCGCGACGTTCGCCATCGGGTCGGCGCTGGCGGCGACAGCGGGCGTGCTCTTCGCGCTCTATCGCGGCAGCGGCATCGGCTACCGCATGGGATTCCAGCCCGGCGTGTTCGCATTCTCGGCGGCGGTTCTGGGCGGCATCGGCAACATCCGTGGCGCGATGCTGGGCGGCGTCGTGCTCGGCGTCGTGCAGGTCGCCGCGAACGCCTACATCACGGGCTGGCTGGGGGTGAGCTCCAACTACGAGTTCGCCTTCGCCTTTGGGCTGCTCATCCTCGTCATCCTGATCCGTCCCACGGGTCTTCTGGGACGCGCCAGCGCGGAACGCGCCTAG